In the genome of Oxyura jamaicensis isolate SHBP4307 breed ruddy duck chromosome 13, BPBGC_Ojam_1.0, whole genome shotgun sequence, one region contains:
- the GPX3 gene encoding glutathione peroxidase 3, with protein sequence MGSWCRGAWILSLVLAGFVQPGQSQEREKVKCYDSVRGTIYDYGALTIDGDEYIPFRKYAGKMVLFVNVATYUGLTLQYLELNALQNELGPYGLVVLGFPSNQFGKQEPGQNSEILPALKYVRPGGGFVPNFQLFQKGDVNGAKEQKVYSFLKNSCPPVAEEFGNPKNLFWEPLRNHDIKWNFEKFLVGPDGVPVMRWYHRANIATVKNDIIAYMRQQRGH encoded by the exons ATGGGGAGCTGGTGCCGGGGAGCTTGGATTTTGTCCCTCGTCTTGGCCGGGTTCGTCCAGCcggggcagagccaggagagggagaag GTGAAGTGCTATGACTCGGTGCGGGGCACCATCTACGACTACGGCGCCCTGACCATCGATGGGGACGAGTACATCCCCTTCAGGAAGTACGCGGGGAAGATGGTGCTCTTCGTCAACGTGGCCACCTACTGAGGGCTCACCCTGCAGTACCTCG AACTGAATGCACTACAAAATGAGCTGGGGCCCTACGGGCTGGTGGTCCTGGGCTTCCCCTCCAACCAATTCGGGAAGCAGGAGCCTGGCCAGAACTCCGAGATCCTCCCGGCGCTGAA ATACGTCCGGCCAGGAGGCGGCTTCGTCCCCAActtccagctcttccagaaAGGGGATGTGAACGGGGCCAAGGAGCAGAaggtctacagcttcctgaag AACTCCTGCCCACCGGTGGCGGAGGAGTTCGGGAACCCCAAGAACCTCTTCTGGGAGCCCCTGCGGAACCACGACATCAAGTGGAACTTCGAGAAGTTCCTGGTGGGCCCTGACGGCGTGCCCGTCATGCGCTGGTACCACCGTGCCAACATCGCCACCGTGAAGAACGACATCATCGCCTACATgcggcagcagcggggccacTAG
- the SMIM3 gene encoding small integral membrane protein 3: MDPPDPTALPKHILDIWVIVLIILATVLVMTALVLCPATAVVIYRVRTHPTRNSIV, translated from the coding sequence ATGGACCCCCCCGACCCCACCGCCCTCCCCAAGCACATCCTGGACATCTGGGTCATCGTCCTGATCATCCTGGCCACCGTCCTCGTCATGACGGCCCTGGTGCTCTGCCCGGCCACCGCCGTCGTCATCTATCGGGTGCGGACTCACCCCACGCGCAACAGCATCGTGTGA
- the TNIP1 gene encoding TNFAIP3-interacting protein 1 isoform X2: protein MGYMASELKRLASKVHKNEQRTSFLQTLCETLHTENKELRTKLERDLEQRNQALEKLRCENQELRRMVTLSNQESAKREAAEQQQSGAGAEKALGRGDLEAKEKKVKILEHQRRELLEVNKQWDQHFRAMKQKYEQKMTDVHQELAEARRALTEMEVEREQKQRDFDRKLLLAKSRIETEEAEKDRLAMEVRDLQQRMRFLQEQLAPVTRQREYQEKEIQRLNKALEEALNVQASPPPIFAGTLEPAGKVPQQELLTQNELLKQQVKIFEEDFQRERSDRERMNEEKEELKQQLEKLQKQLVVSNNQLRASKDDCQREKEEKEKLKKMLKQHKQASGERLHPEPLPGPLGPACPMYQYQYSPPVPHPVYHGFDEWQQIRYPPAMPGEHAPGQNFHHFPPPEYPWRPPCAMSRSQNAPAMPGVKPVPKDLGRPRIAVTPRSAVAVPCHRLAAEGSRMCVCARVHRSRTFLRPFALCRATRWMRARGRRAPPGERGAAGGPAGGTAVPVRPCARLGERGHVFGKRSWRCPGASPPPHEEHLRWQVLSRRWESPHPQANSRAEGGWCRRIYLRTEAKLNLFVFFLKECFLRKSLGVNARGGSCLDCFSRFVPM, encoded by the exons ATGGGCTACATGGCCTCCGAGCTCAAGCGCCTGGCCTCCAAGGTGCACAAGAACGAGCAGAGAACGTCGTTCCTGCAG ACGCTGTGTGAGACGCTGCACACTGAGAACAAGGAGCTGCGAACCAAGCTGGAGAGGGACCTGGAGCAGAGGAACCAGGCCCTGGAGAAGCTCAG GTGTGAGAACCAGGAGCTGCGGAGGATGGTGACGCTGAGCAACCAGGAAAGTGCAAAGAGGGAAGCTgccgagcagcagcag AGCGGGGCAGGAGCGGAGAAGGCGCTGGGCAGAGGAGACCTGGAGGCCAAGGAGAAGAAGGTGAAGATCCTGGAGCACCAGCGCAGGGAG ctgctggaggtgaaCAAGCAGTGGGACCAGCACTTCCGAGCCATGAAGCAGAAGTACGAGCAGAAG ATGACAGAcgtgcaccaggagctggccGAGGCCCGGCGGGCGCTGACCGAGATGGAGGTGGAGAGGGAGCAGAAGCAGCGGGACTTCGATCGCAAGCTGCTCCTGGCCAAATCCCGCATCGAAACGGAGGAG GCGGAGAAGGACAGGCTGGCCATGGAGGTGCGGGACCTGCAGCAGAGGATGCGgttcctgcaggagcagctggcgCCGGTCACCAGGCAGAGGGAGTACCAGGAGAAGGAGATCCAGCGGCTGAACAAG GCACTAGAGGAGGCCCTGAACGTCCAAGCCTCCCCGCCGCCCATCTTTGCCGGCACCCTGGAGCCAGCCGGGAAGGTGccgcagcaggagctgctgaccCAGAACGAGCTGCTCAAGCAGCAG GTGAAGATTTTCGAGGAGGATTTCCAGCGGGAGCGGAGCGACAGGGAGAGGATGAACgaggagaaggaggagctgaagcagcagctggagaagctgcagaagcagctggtgGTCTCCAACAACCAG CTGCGGGCCTCCAAGGATGACTgccagagggagaaggaggagaaggagaagctgaagaagaTGCTGAAGCAGCACAAACAG GCTTCTGGAGAGCGGCTGCACCCCGAGCCGCTGCCGGGGCCGCTgggccctgcctgccccatgTACCAGTACCAGTACAGCCCCCCCGTGCCTCACCCCGTCTACCACGGCTTCGACGAGTGGCAGCAGATCCGATACCCGCCGGCAATGCCGGGCGAGCACGCGCCGGGACAGAACTTCCACCATTTCCCCCCG CCAGAATACCCCTGGCGCCCGCCCTGCGCCATGTCCCGGAGCCAGAACGCCCCGGCCATGCCTGGGGTGAAACCGGTCCCCAAGGATTTGG GCAGGCCCCGGATTGCCGTAACGCCCAGGAGCGCCGTTGCCGTGCCGTGCCACAGGCTAGCAGCAGAAGGAAGtaggatgtgtgtgtgtgcccgTGTACATAGATCTAGGACCTTCCTCCGGCCGTTCGCCCTGTGCAGAGCCACGCGCTGGATGCGCGCCCGGGGCCGGAGAGCCCCGCCAGGAGAGCGCGGCGCTGCCGGAGGGCCCGCGGGTGGCACGGCTGTCCCCGTACGGCCGTGTGCCCGGCTGGGCGAGCGGGGCCACGTCTTCGGGAAGAGGAGCTGGCGCTGCCCAGGAGCTTCGCCTCCTCCCCATGAGGAGCATCTCCGCTGGCAGGTCCTCTCCCGGCGCTGGGAGAGCCCGCACCCGCAGGCGAACAGCCGGGCCGAGGGTGGTTGGTGTCGTCGTATTTATTTAAGGACCGAAGCTAAGCTGaatctctttgttttcttcctgaaagagTGCTTTCTCCGGAAGAGCCTCGGTGTGAATGCTCGAGGTGGGAGTTGTCTAGACTGTTTTTCCAGATTTGTTCCGATGTAG
- the TNIP1 gene encoding TNFAIP3-interacting protein 1 isoform X1 — translation MGYMASELKRLASKVHKNEQRTSFLQTLCETLHTENKELRTKLERDLEQRNQALEKLRCENQELRRMVTLSNQESAKREAAEQQQQSGAGAEKALGRGDLEAKEKKVKILEHQRRELLEVNKQWDQHFRAMKQKYEQKMTDVHQELAEARRALTEMEVEREQKQRDFDRKLLLAKSRIETEEAEKDRLAMEVRDLQQRMRFLQEQLAPVTRQREYQEKEIQRLNKALEEALNVQASPPPIFAGTLEPAGKVPQQELLTQNELLKQQVKIFEEDFQRERSDRERMNEEKEELKQQLEKLQKQLVVSNNQLRASKDDCQREKEEKEKLKKMLKQHKQASGERLHPEPLPGPLGPACPMYQYQYSPPVPHPVYHGFDEWQQIRYPPAMPGEHAPGQNFHHFPPPEYPWRPPCAMSRSQNAPAMPGVKPVPKDLGRPRIAVTPRSAVAVPCHRLAAEGSRMCVCARVHRSRTFLRPFALCRATRWMRARGRRAPPGERGAAGGPAGGTAVPVRPCARLGERGHVFGKRSWRCPGASPPPHEEHLRWQVLSRRWESPHPQANSRAEGGWCRRIYLRTEAKLNLFVFFLKECFLRKSLGVNARGGSCLDCFSRFVPM, via the exons ATGGGCTACATGGCCTCCGAGCTCAAGCGCCTGGCCTCCAAGGTGCACAAGAACGAGCAGAGAACGTCGTTCCTGCAG ACGCTGTGTGAGACGCTGCACACTGAGAACAAGGAGCTGCGAACCAAGCTGGAGAGGGACCTGGAGCAGAGGAACCAGGCCCTGGAGAAGCTCAG GTGTGAGAACCAGGAGCTGCGGAGGATGGTGACGCTGAGCAACCAGGAAAGTGCAAAGAGGGAAGCTgccgagcagcagcag CAGAGCGGGGCAGGAGCGGAGAAGGCGCTGGGCAGAGGAGACCTGGAGGCCAAGGAGAAGAAGGTGAAGATCCTGGAGCACCAGCGCAGGGAG ctgctggaggtgaaCAAGCAGTGGGACCAGCACTTCCGAGCCATGAAGCAGAAGTACGAGCAGAAG ATGACAGAcgtgcaccaggagctggccGAGGCCCGGCGGGCGCTGACCGAGATGGAGGTGGAGAGGGAGCAGAAGCAGCGGGACTTCGATCGCAAGCTGCTCCTGGCCAAATCCCGCATCGAAACGGAGGAG GCGGAGAAGGACAGGCTGGCCATGGAGGTGCGGGACCTGCAGCAGAGGATGCGgttcctgcaggagcagctggcgCCGGTCACCAGGCAGAGGGAGTACCAGGAGAAGGAGATCCAGCGGCTGAACAAG GCACTAGAGGAGGCCCTGAACGTCCAAGCCTCCCCGCCGCCCATCTTTGCCGGCACCCTGGAGCCAGCCGGGAAGGTGccgcagcaggagctgctgaccCAGAACGAGCTGCTCAAGCAGCAG GTGAAGATTTTCGAGGAGGATTTCCAGCGGGAGCGGAGCGACAGGGAGAGGATGAACgaggagaaggaggagctgaagcagcagctggagaagctgcagaagcagctggtgGTCTCCAACAACCAG CTGCGGGCCTCCAAGGATGACTgccagagggagaaggaggagaaggagaagctgaagaagaTGCTGAAGCAGCACAAACAG GCTTCTGGAGAGCGGCTGCACCCCGAGCCGCTGCCGGGGCCGCTgggccctgcctgccccatgTACCAGTACCAGTACAGCCCCCCCGTGCCTCACCCCGTCTACCACGGCTTCGACGAGTGGCAGCAGATCCGATACCCGCCGGCAATGCCGGGCGAGCACGCGCCGGGACAGAACTTCCACCATTTCCCCCCG CCAGAATACCCCTGGCGCCCGCCCTGCGCCATGTCCCGGAGCCAGAACGCCCCGGCCATGCCTGGGGTGAAACCGGTCCCCAAGGATTTGG GCAGGCCCCGGATTGCCGTAACGCCCAGGAGCGCCGTTGCCGTGCCGTGCCACAGGCTAGCAGCAGAAGGAAGtaggatgtgtgtgtgtgcccgTGTACATAGATCTAGGACCTTCCTCCGGCCGTTCGCCCTGTGCAGAGCCACGCGCTGGATGCGCGCCCGGGGCCGGAGAGCCCCGCCAGGAGAGCGCGGCGCTGCCGGAGGGCCCGCGGGTGGCACGGCTGTCCCCGTACGGCCGTGTGCCCGGCTGGGCGAGCGGGGCCACGTCTTCGGGAAGAGGAGCTGGCGCTGCCCAGGAGCTTCGCCTCCTCCCCATGAGGAGCATCTCCGCTGGCAGGTCCTCTCCCGGCGCTGGGAGAGCCCGCACCCGCAGGCGAACAGCCGGGCCGAGGGTGGTTGGTGTCGTCGTATTTATTTAAGGACCGAAGCTAAGCTGaatctctttgttttcttcctgaaagagTGCTTTCTCCGGAAGAGCCTCGGTGTGAATGCTCGAGGTGGGAGTTGTCTAGACTGTTTTTCCAGATTTGTTCCGATGTAG
- the TNIP1 gene encoding TNFAIP3-interacting protein 1 isoform X3, whose amino-acid sequence MADMEGRGPYRIYDPGGGTEENGSAAFERLMEENARLKEKMQGIKSIGELLEESQVEASKLRQKAEDLVKDNKMLMGSSALEELVEAAAAGPKPSSTLAAPGSAQPEAEARKSPSGSSSEFEIVAVEAQGFPQDSGRADLEPLPTEDANLLPQLQQLESTLSGCAQEASKDQVFVRMGYMASELKRLASKVHKNEQRTSFLQTLCETLHTENKELRTKLERDLEQRNQALEKLRCENQELRRMVTLSNQESAKREAAEQQQQSGAGAEKALGRGDLEAKEKKVKILEHQRRELLEVNKQWDQHFRAMKQKYEQKMTDVHQELAEARRALTEMEVEREQKQRDFDRKLLLAKSRIETEEAEKDRLAMEVRDLQQRMRFLQEQLAPVTRQREYQEKEIQRLNKALEEALNVQASPPPIFAGTLEPAGKVPQQELLTQNELLKQQVKIFEEDFQRERSDRERMNEEKEELKQQLEKLQKQLVVSNNQLRASKDDCQREKEEKEKLKKMLKQHKQASGERLHPEPLPGPLGPACPMYQYQYSPPVPHPVYHGFDEWQQIRYPPAMPGEHAPGQNFHHFPPPEYPWRPPCAMSRSQNAPAMPGVKPVPKDLEQAGPGLP is encoded by the exons ATGGCAGACATGGAAGGGAGAGGCCCCTACCGCATCTACGACCCCGGCGGGGGCACGGAGGAGAATGGATCCGCGGCTTTCGAGCGGCTGATGGAGGAGAACGCGCGGCTGAAGGAGAAGATGCAGGGGATAAAGTCTATCG gagagctgctggaggagtcCCAGGTGGAGGCGTCCAAGCTGCGGCAGAAGGCAGAGGACCTCGTGAAGGACAACAAAATGCTGATGGGCTCGTCTGCCTtggaggagctggtggaagCTGCAG CCGCAGGCCCCAAGCCCAGCTCCACCCTGGCCGCCCCAGGCAGCGCCCAGCCAGAGGCAGAAGCGCGGAAATCTCCGAGT GGCTCCTCCTCGGAGTTTGAGATCGTGGCCGTGGAAGCGCAGGGCTTCCCCCAGGACAGCGGGAGAGCG GACTTGGAGCCACTGCCCACCGAGGATGCCAACCTGCTgccgcagctgcagcagctggagagcacGCTGAGCGGCTGCGCCCAGGAGGCCAGCAAGGATCAGGTCTTCGTGCGCATGGGCTACATGGCCTCCGAGCTCAAGCGCCTGGCCTCCAAGGTGCACAAGAACGAGCAGAGAACGTCGTTCCTGCAG ACGCTGTGTGAGACGCTGCACACTGAGAACAAGGAGCTGCGAACCAAGCTGGAGAGGGACCTGGAGCAGAGGAACCAGGCCCTGGAGAAGCTCAG GTGTGAGAACCAGGAGCTGCGGAGGATGGTGACGCTGAGCAACCAGGAAAGTGCAAAGAGGGAAGCTgccgagcagcagcag CAGAGCGGGGCAGGAGCGGAGAAGGCGCTGGGCAGAGGAGACCTGGAGGCCAAGGAGAAGAAGGTGAAGATCCTGGAGCACCAGCGCAGGGAG ctgctggaggtgaaCAAGCAGTGGGACCAGCACTTCCGAGCCATGAAGCAGAAGTACGAGCAGAAG ATGACAGAcgtgcaccaggagctggccGAGGCCCGGCGGGCGCTGACCGAGATGGAGGTGGAGAGGGAGCAGAAGCAGCGGGACTTCGATCGCAAGCTGCTCCTGGCCAAATCCCGCATCGAAACGGAGGAG GCGGAGAAGGACAGGCTGGCCATGGAGGTGCGGGACCTGCAGCAGAGGATGCGgttcctgcaggagcagctggcgCCGGTCACCAGGCAGAGGGAGTACCAGGAGAAGGAGATCCAGCGGCTGAACAAG GCACTAGAGGAGGCCCTGAACGTCCAAGCCTCCCCGCCGCCCATCTTTGCCGGCACCCTGGAGCCAGCCGGGAAGGTGccgcagcaggagctgctgaccCAGAACGAGCTGCTCAAGCAGCAG GTGAAGATTTTCGAGGAGGATTTCCAGCGGGAGCGGAGCGACAGGGAGAGGATGAACgaggagaaggaggagctgaagcagcagctggagaagctgcagaagcagctggtgGTCTCCAACAACCAG CTGCGGGCCTCCAAGGATGACTgccagagggagaaggaggagaaggagaagctgaagaagaTGCTGAAGCAGCACAAACAG GCTTCTGGAGAGCGGCTGCACCCCGAGCCGCTGCCGGGGCCGCTgggccctgcctgccccatgTACCAGTACCAGTACAGCCCCCCCGTGCCTCACCCCGTCTACCACGGCTTCGACGAGTGGCAGCAGATCCGATACCCGCCGGCAATGCCGGGCGAGCACGCGCCGGGACAGAACTTCCACCATTTCCCCCCG CCAGAATACCCCTGGCGCCCGCCCTGCGCCATGTCCCGGAGCCAGAACGCCCCGGCCATGCCTGGGGTGAAACCGGTCCCCAAGGATTTGG AACAGGCAGGCCCCGGATTGCCGTAA